A DNA window from Scylla paramamosain isolate STU-SP2022 chromosome 10, ASM3559412v1, whole genome shotgun sequence contains the following coding sequences:
- the LOC135104008 gene encoding protein mono-ADP-ribosyltransferase PARP3-like, whose amino-acid sequence MSFRQLKKRVPRLYNKLATYVFDSVNLETFKRRPKTYQSFPQPPHSPWGPCVSCVAVVYAVTPPVGGDNDISTNPNRRYEEHCVRCHIPRHKTLTQTEVTLNTSLEAIAFRFNFKRIGWAAFRGVADVDMGGHRHHAQQRNTIDVTRHRGMYSEDFCSSHKVWSSTVDNGLPTTLLCCNISVMIPFPNYYDSTIESGLPTPSLIPGTLLTSSQCPKRLDALRTPRGPLLDGGRSGLHPSRRELYVRQGVPQRTVVSTSVVQSLPDCMHSISARGIQLEDCAAHISPPPLSLLAGLCIVTVLHDDLLIKLNLHRRLATASATQNQAEIHRARQRRQQPGLRVQDVCESERGGERDETLTEMARGKKATRKRKLAKKEDEEEVPEKLQREDSATTKLRNAISEAKAAASKEKKKRNYKADAVVLAEFPKAAIYEDYTCMLNQTNIGHNNNKFYIIQVTENKKNSYTCFTRWGRVGEVGQHSLDSHKDVEQAIKAFKKKFKDKTKNDWDKRDDFNAHPGKYTMIDIEEDDEEEEADAVDGGQQLVKVTKSYGDCPLDYRTQLMIMIIFSDDMFTNQMSRMNLDIKKMPLGKLSKVQIAKGLEALLDIEAAIKKNEPRDVLMDLSSKFYTHCPHDFGRMVPPVLDTESIVQQKKEVMLTLSDIELTQSLQKDKGEKDIHPLLEKHQMLDCALELISKKSAEFKLLEQYSKACKDTRKGPLLDIWRIDRKGESVRFQKHDDIKHRKLLWHGTNVAVVAAILKAGLRIMPHSGGLVGRGIYFASEHAKSSWYVCPHFGEFEGENNVGFMFLVEVALGKEKSIQQCDGSITQAPPGFDSVVARGNSEPDPKKDKKTVLDGKEVIVPVGPPVPQKAWAKSSFCQSEYLVYKESQARLRYLLKFSFD is encoded by the exons ATGAGTTTTCGACAACTTAAAAAGCGTGTTCCAAGGCTCTATAACAAATTGGCAACCTACGTCTTTGACAGTGTGAACCTTGAGACATTCAAGAGAAGACCAAAGA CTTACCAGTCCTTCCCACAGCCTCCACACAGCCCCTGGGGTCCCTGTGTCTCCTGCGTGGCGGTGGTCTACGCTGTCACGCCGCCAGTAGGTGGAGACAATGACATTT CTACTAATCCCAATAGAAGATATGAGGAACACTGCGTTCGTTGTCATATACCTAGACACAAAACACTGACACAGACAGAAGTGACGTTGAATACATCTCTAGAAGCTATCGCGTTCAGG TTTAACTTCAAGAGAATAGGCTGGGCAGCCTTCCGTGGGGTTGCCGACGTGGATATGGGAGGACATAGACACCATGCTCAGCAACGCAACACAATCGATGTTACACGCCACCGAGGCATGTATTCCGAAGACTTCTGCAGTTCACACAAAGTATGGAGTTCCACGGTGGACAATGGATTGCCGACAACACTTT TATGTTGCAACATCTCGGTCATGATTCCCTTTCCGAATTATTATGACTCTACAATAGAATCTGGACtacccactccttccctcattcctggCACTTTGCTCACGTCATCCCAATGCCCCAAAAGACTGGACGCCTTACGGACCCCA AGAGGCCCATTGCTAGACGGAGGCAGGAGCGGCTTGCATCCGTCCCGCCGAGAGCTGTACGTTAGGCAAGGAGTGCCACAGCGCACAGTCGTCAGCACA TCTGTCGTCCAGTCGCTGCCAGACTGCATGCACTCTATCAGCGCACGGGGCATCCAATTGGAGGACTGTGCTGCCCAcatttctccaccaccactttcactaTTAGCTGGCCTGTGTATCGTGACTGTATTACACGATGACTTGT TGATTAAGTTAAATCTTCACCGGCGTCTGGCAACTGCATCGGCCACACAAAACCAAGCGGAAATTCACCGAGCCAGGCAGAGGAGGCAGCAACCAGGCTTGAGAGTGCAAGACGTgtgtgagagcgagagagggggagagcgaGACGAAACTCTTACTGAG ATGGCACGAGGAAAGAAAGCTACCCGTAAACGCAAGCTAGctaaaaaagaaga TGAAGAAGAGGTGCCAGAAAAGCTTCAGCGGGAGGACAGTGCCACCACTAAGTTGAGGAATGCCATCAGTGAAGCAAAGGCTGCTGCCtctaaggaaaagaaaaaaaggaactacAAGGCTGATGCTGTGGTGCTGGCAGAGTTCCCAAAG GCTGCCATCTATGAAGACTATACCTGCATGCTGAACCAAACCAATATtggccacaacaacaacaagttttACATTATTCAAGTCActgagaacaaaaagaacagctACACTTGCTTCACACGCTGGGGACGAGTG GGAGAAGTAGGGCAGCACAGCTTGGATAGTCATAAAGATGTGGAGCAGGCAATAAAGGCATTCAAGAAGAAATTtaaggataaaacaaaaaatgactGGGACAAAAGAGATGATTTTAATGCTCATCCAGGGAAGTACACCATGATTGATATTG aagaagatgatgaagaggaagaagctgaTGCAGTAGATGGAGGACAGCAGTTGGTTAAAGTTACAAAATCCTATGGAGATTGTCCCCTCGACTACAGGACTCAGTTGATGATCATGATAATATTTTCAGACGATATGTTCACCAATCAGATGTCAAGAATGAATTTAG ACATCAAGAAGATGCCATTGGGGAAGCTGAGCAAAGTGCAGATAGCCAAAGGACTTGAGGCACTGCTGGATATTGAAGcagcaataaaaaagaatgag CCCCGGGACGTACTCATGGATTTGTCATCAAAGTTTTACACACACTGTCCTCATGACTTTGGCCGAATGGTGCCCCCTGTTCTGGATACAGAGTCCATTGTTCAGCAGAAGAAGGAAGTCATGCTGACCCTCAGTGACATTGAGTTGACACAGTCCCTTCAGAAAGACAAG ggagagaaagacatcCATCCCCTACTTGAAAAACACCAGATGCTTGACTGTGCATTGGAACTTATCAGTAAAAAGAGTGCAGAATTCAAG TTACTTGAGCAGTACTCCAAAGCCTGCAAAGATACTCGGAAGGGACCACTCTTGGATATATGGCGAATTGACCGAAAAGGTGAAAGTGTCAG GTTCCAGAAACACGACGACATCAAGCACCGCAAGTTGCTGTGGCACGGCACCAACGTGGCTGTGGTGGCAGCCATCCTGAAGGCTGGCCTGAGGATCATGCCTCACTCAGGAGGATTGGTGGGCAGAGGCATCTACTTTGCCTCTGAGCATGCCAAGAGTTCTTGGTATG tgTGTCCCCATTTTGGCGAATTTGAAGGTGAGAATAATGTGGGATTCATGTTCTTGGTGGAGGTGGCGCTTGGAAAGGAGAAGAGTATTCAACAGTGTGATGGTTCCATCACACAAGCTCCCCCAGGCTTTGATAGTGTTGTGGCCAGAGGAAACAGTGAACCAG ATCccaagaaggataagaaaactGTGCTAGATGGTAAAGAAGTGATTGTCCCTGTTGGACCTCCTGTGCCTCAGAAAGCGTGGGCTAAAAGTTCTTTTTGCCAGAGTGAATATCTTGTCTACAAGGAGAGCCAAGCAAGACTCCGATACTTGCTGAAATTCTCATTTGACTAG